From a region of the Chlamydiota bacterium genome:
- a CDS encoding c-type cytochrome: MVLGQLGAWRKKPTEEQSYRIPFFATVILLIILTLWAVWDETFHRRPWKDFQKAFFKLELEKVNKEYEEENKLFNSPRIQKQYQTLQEGLKTLEKGPQDSSQARAYHEAKEHLDQLKLKLQDFSRASQFSKSEYDAAYYKYEKAKIDRSSDAEKRKKQVDKLQKKLDEFSLKIKEVESQMAPLWSQVKSHDEELSETLVKIAQMTSKREGLQKKIADIKEKSPKIQQIVVNNLNRVDRCQTCHLAIDRSGFEDAKKYPQPFRTHPKLDVLLKNHPPEKFACTICHGGQGPALTVQTAHGEIPHWGTPLLRGEKVESSCQKCHSTVQVPEAPRATEGKILFTKLGCVGCHLAPGFENAKKVGPELNHIHQKTTIPWMTQWIMNPKGWSPSTRMPQFRVTQEEAKEMAHYLSSLNESQAMTDEEKEALKKGTPEEGKRLFTELACIACHPIGEEGNTFAPNLTNVGSKVRPEWLYRWLKNPRDYLPHGKMPNMRLSDTDIAHLVSFLTSLKREGSDLVSIDEPVKPESAEKGKQLIGTLGCFGCHDIQGMENSPRVGAELTTFGSKDLDLLYFGYAENIPHTLWDWTFNKIKNPQSYATERIAQKMPHFHLADEEATSLVTLLTGFTEEAKSIPLEARKTFTEKEKNIEIGRNLVRDLNCIGCHTIEGKGSEIAPNLNGEGAKVQPQWLFNFLKSPFAIRPWYTVRMPRFNLTDEDAIHLVNYFSSASDAPYPYESPLVTQGKDFQRDREAGGKLFEMFKCMSCHPVSLDPLAQKNQVTTLGPNLGLAKDRLRHEWIANWILSPEEFQPGTKMPTNFPKMSGKRISFVPNLLKSPQVQEMKKFFEDLYGSDLEAFLADASWQTRAIRDYLVTMGLSTSSEKPVQSSQPAQALSESKSQTEEKSVSVPVQSESSSSLPNTAHPEEKKAEDKKVEEEW, translated from the coding sequence ATGGTTTTGGGACAATTAGGGGCATGGCGGAAAAAACCTACGGAAGAACAGTCTTATCGAATTCCTTTTTTTGCCACGGTTATTCTGCTTATTATTTTGACCCTTTGGGCAGTATGGGATGAAACTTTTCATCGAAGACCCTGGAAGGATTTTCAAAAAGCCTTTTTCAAATTAGAATTAGAGAAAGTAAACAAAGAATATGAAGAGGAAAATAAATTATTTAACTCTCCTCGCATTCAAAAACAATATCAAACTCTTCAAGAAGGGTTAAAAACCCTTGAAAAGGGCCCTCAGGATTCTTCCCAAGCTCGAGCTTATCATGAGGCAAAGGAACATCTCGATCAGTTAAAATTAAAACTTCAGGATTTCTCTCGAGCTTCTCAATTTTCCAAAAGTGAATATGATGCAGCCTATTACAAGTATGAGAAAGCTAAAATAGATCGATCTTCAGATGCTGAGAAAAGAAAAAAGCAAGTAGACAAACTTCAAAAGAAACTGGACGAATTTTCTTTGAAAATTAAAGAAGTTGAATCCCAGATGGCGCCGCTTTGGAGTCAGGTGAAATCGCATGACGAAGAGCTCTCAGAGACTCTAGTTAAAATCGCTCAAATGACTTCTAAACGGGAAGGTCTTCAGAAAAAGATTGCGGATATTAAAGAGAAAAGTCCCAAGATACAACAAATTGTCGTTAACAATTTGAATCGCGTGGATCGCTGTCAAACCTGTCATTTGGCGATTGATCGATCCGGTTTTGAAGATGCTAAAAAATATCCTCAACCTTTTCGAACCCATCCAAAGTTAGATGTTTTACTCAAAAATCATCCTCCAGAAAAGTTTGCTTGCACCATTTGCCATGGAGGGCAGGGTCCAGCTTTAACGGTTCAAACGGCTCATGGAGAGATTCCACATTGGGGAACGCCTCTTTTGAGAGGTGAGAAAGTCGAGAGCTCGTGTCAGAAATGTCATTCAACAGTCCAGGTTCCTGAGGCCCCCCGTGCCACTGAAGGGAAAATTCTTTTTACAAAATTAGGATGTGTGGGATGTCATTTGGCGCCTGGATTTGAAAATGCAAAGAAGGTAGGCCCCGAGCTTAATCATATTCATCAAAAGACAACCATTCCTTGGATGACGCAGTGGATTATGAATCCTAAGGGCTGGAGTCCAAGCACGCGTATGCCTCAATTCAGAGTGACCCAGGAAGAAGCCAAGGAGATGGCTCATTATTTATCTTCTTTGAATGAATCTCAAGCGATGACGGATGAAGAAAAAGAAGCCTTAAAGAAAGGGACCCCCGAAGAAGGCAAAAGGCTTTTTACGGAATTGGCCTGTATTGCTTGCCACCCGATTGGAGAAGAAGGGAATACCTTTGCACCCAATTTGACAAATGTGGGCAGTAAGGTTCGACCCGAGTGGCTTTATCGTTGGTTGAAAAACCCTCGCGATTATCTTCCTCATGGCAAAATGCCCAACATGCGTTTATCGGATACAGACATTGCTCACTTGGTGAGTTTTTTAACTAGCCTAAAACGTGAAGGATCGGATCTTGTTTCCATTGATGAACCCGTGAAACCAGAGTCAGCCGAAAAAGGGAAACAGCTGATTGGAACTTTGGGCTGCTTTGGTTGCCATGATATTCAAGGGATGGAAAATAGCCCCAGGGTAGGTGCAGAATTAACCACCTTCGGTTCAAAGGATTTGGATCTTCTTTATTTTGGTTATGCAGAAAATATTCCTCATACGCTATGGGACTGGACCTTTAATAAAATTAAAAATCCTCAGAGCTATGCCACGGAGAGAATTGCTCAAAAAATGCCTCATTTTCATTTGGCGGATGAAGAGGCGACATCGCTTGTAACCCTTTTGACAGGCTTTACAGAAGAAGCAAAAAGTATTCCTTTAGAGGCTCGTAAAACATTCACTGAAAAAGAAAAAAACATTGAAATAGGGAGGAATCTAGTAAGAGATCTTAATTGTATTGGATGCCATACGATTGAGGGGAAAGGTTCAGAAATTGCTCCCAATTTGAATGGAGAAGGAGCAAAGGTTCAGCCTCAGTGGCTCTTTAACTTTTTGAAAAGTCCATTTGCCATCAGACCTTGGTATACGGTTAGAATGCCCAGATTTAATTTAACGGATGAAGATGCTATTCATTTGGTAAATTATTTTTCATCCGCTTCAGATGCGCCTTATCCTTATGAATCTCCCTTAGTAACTCAGGGAAAAGATTTTCAGAGAGATCGTGAAGCAGGAGGAAAACTTTTTGAAATGTTTAAGTGCATGTCTTGTCATCCCGTGAGTTTGGACCCATTGGCTCAAAAAAATCAGGTCACGACACTAGGTCCAAATTTAGGCTTAGCGAAGGATCGTCTGCGTCATGAATGGATCGCAAATTGGATTTTAAGTCCTGAAGAGTTTCAACCGGGAACTAAAATGCCCACCAATTTTCCTAAAATGAGTGGGAAACGGATTTCTTTTGTTCCCAATCTATTAAAATCTCCTCAAGTTCAGGAAATGAAAAAATTCTTTGAAGACCTTTATGGCTCTGATTTAGAGGCTTTCCTTGCAGATGCTTCTTGGCAGACACGGGCCATTCGAGATTATTTAGTGACGATGGGTCTTTCAACTTCTTCTGAGAAACCTGTTCAGTCTTCTCAACCAGCTCAAGCCTTGTCTGAATCAAAATCTCAAACTGAAGAAAAATCAGTTTCTGTACCTGTCCAAAGTGAAAGCAGTTCAAGTCTTCCAAACACAGCTCATCCCGAGGAAAAAAAGGCTGAAGATAAAAAGGTTGAAGAAGAGTGGTAA
- a CDS encoding cytochrome C translates to MNHFIHILTQPDNVPIIGMLLLVFFFLGLSLWQGFMNDRHRMKPDPKKEVDKVYVFPYLVRVEFLASLVILLILIFWSLGIDAPLEEAANPAKTPNPSKAPWYFLGLQEMLVYFDPWIAGVVLPSIIIIGLIAIPYLDRNPLGNGYYTIKERKIAILIFCFGFIVLWVSMIIVGTFFRGPGWNFFFPWQEWDPHKVVATTNINLSDLLQIRSKTIASLLGAAVIGTYYGLGFLWYLILKVRKSEFLKDMGWMRFAVFSLLLFTMMSLPIKMILRYAFNVKYVWVTPWFNI, encoded by the coding sequence ATGAATCATTTTATACATATTCTGACTCAACCTGACAATGTTCCTATTATAGGAATGCTGCTTTTGGTTTTTTTCTTTTTAGGGCTTTCTCTGTGGCAAGGTTTTATGAATGATCGTCATCGTATGAAACCTGATCCGAAAAAGGAAGTCGACAAAGTTTATGTTTTCCCTTATTTGGTGAGAGTTGAGTTTTTAGCCTCCTTAGTGATCCTTCTCATCTTAATTTTTTGGTCTCTCGGGATTGATGCCCCTCTTGAAGAGGCAGCGAATCCTGCAAAAACTCCCAATCCGAGCAAGGCTCCATGGTATTTTTTAGGTCTTCAGGAAATGTTGGTTTATTTTGATCCATGGATCGCAGGGGTCGTTTTACCGAGTATTATTATTATAGGCTTAATTGCGATTCCCTATTTGGACCGTAATCCCTTGGGAAATGGTTACTACACGATTAAAGAGAGAAAGATTGCCATTTTGATTTTCTGTTTTGGTTTTATTGTTTTATGGGTCTCAATGATTATTGTTGGAACCTTTTTCCGTGGTCCTGGGTGGAATTTTTTCTTTCCCTGGCAAGAATGGGACCCTCACAAGGTGGTTGCAACCACCAATATTAATCTCTCAGATCTTCTTCAGATTCGGTCTAAAACCATCGCGAGTCTTCTTGGGGCAGCTGTCATCGGCACTTATTATGGGCTTGGGTTTCTTTGGTATTTAATTTTAAAGGTAAGAAAAAGTGAATTTTTAAAAGATATGGGATGGATGCGCTTTGCCGTATTTTCACTTCTTTTATTTACCATGATGTCTTTACCGATCAAAATGATTTTACGTTATGCATTCAATGTCAAATATGTTTGGGTGACGCCCTGGTTTAATATTTAG